A stretch of DNA from Strigops habroptila isolate Jane chromosome 1, bStrHab1.2.pri, whole genome shotgun sequence:
TTTGCTTCCTTCAGCCATTCAGCCAGAGACTGTGACCATCATTCCTTCCCGTACATGGAGCATGCTCCAGGATTACTTATAACTCACAGTCTCCTAAAGACCAGAGTTTCAATTTAGACATGTATTCCCTGATTTTGTACATGAAGGAGAGCGCCTTGTTCAATCTCAGGCAGAGCTTGATCCTGCAGCAAAGTATTGTCCTCTCTCACCTTCTCTCAGCCGAGTTTCCTCCTAAAAGAACGGGAAAATGGGCTGTTCATGATGAACATAGCATTAAGGATTTTGTCAGCCAGTGGTCTCAGAATGGCCAAGAAGTTTCCAGAATTTGGACCTCCAGTCTGGCAAGCATGTATTGATGACTTTTTGGGTCAGAAGTAAAGATGGGGTGTGGAGAGTGTGTCAATGTGATTGTATCTACCCACGGGGATGTTACTCTGCCACTTCTGCGTGACTAGTAAGAACTGACCTACTGTGAGTGAGTCTCGCAGCCCTGCACTTGAACTTCTAAAAGGCATTGCTTTTCCTCAAGAAACTTTGCCTTGAATTAGTCATTAATTCTTTATCATTATCCATGAATGATTCTAAAACCAAAGTGTTTAGCTTAATGAGTTTATTATTATAGATCctaaaaaatgtaattctgcTTAATTTGGGGGAATATCAATTCCCAGGAAGGGAACAATTCAGGATGAGTTATGTTGTGCTAAGTGAATCTATTTCCCAAATACTCTCACAGCATAGTAGGgcagcaatgaaaagaaatgtggtTCCACCCCTTCATTCATGGGCCTGAATAGTTCCCTGGAGGGTGTGTGGCAACACGGGTAATTTACTGCTGGTAGCAACAGGTGGTTTTATGGAGGAACAAGTGGCTGAAAAACTGGATTGCAAGAGTGGTTCTGAGTCACAGAGTCTGCCGGGATGCTCCTGCATTGGTCATTGCTCAGATATGAGCTTGGGGTCACACTAACAACCAGCTAAATGGTTTGGTGGATTTTCCTGTTGAGGGTGAGGTTGAGGAAGTAGATTATTGTCTATTTGTCTTTGCAGTGCTGTACACAGCAGTAGAAGGGAGGCTTGGAGCTGCCCCTCTGCATTAATAGCTCATGGCATGTCCAACTCTTCATATACCCAGAGGAAGACCATGTGTAACCAGTGCTCAGAGTGCCCTGCAGGGTATACTGCTGCACTGTGCCTAGTGTCTACCATTCTCCTTAGCCTCCAGATATCATTCCTTCATTTTTAGTGTCAGGtaggaaagaaaatctatagACCTTCATTACAGGGGCCCTGGGGTTTCTCTTGACATCTCCTGCTGTGAAGAAAGGTGAATCATGAGTAAGAACAGGCTCACTTCTGAATGCAAAATGGTTGCTGTGcctgaaaaaaagagtttttccACTATTatcagagacaggaaaatatgATCCATTGTGGGTATACTGACATGGAGATCTGAGTAGCCAGGCTTGGACAGCAAAGCCTTCATACTTTTTGGTCATCTTCTGTGGAGAGTCCTGCCGAAGTGCATGACTAAGTTGTTCAACCACACCTGAATCTGGGTTCTTGGGGGATGAAGCCTGTTCTATAGCTGCTTCCTTTGTTGCAAAGGCACAGGTGATTTTAGCATGAGGCATCAGATGTTACTGGCTACTGAGCTGGGGAGTTGACATGTTCCTAGAGGCATTTGTTAAGCCAGCAGTGCACACTGGTATAACTGATACTACATGTGCCTGTTCACAGCCCGCAGCAATAGTGTTGCTTCCTTTGCACTGTTCTTTGTGCTAGACTTCTCTATGTTTTTCATGGATTTTGGGGAACATCAGAGACTAGAACTGCTCCATATAGTCTTAGGTTGCCTACAAGCCGTGGCATCAGACCAGCCCGATGGGTAATAGAGTTGGCAGCAGAGATAAATGAGTCCTCCACTGCATATCAGGCAATATAATTGCATAGCCAAATTAAGGAGAGTGTAACAACTGTTAACCTAAGTTCGAAGTTGGCCCTGCTTTGCATGGAAGATTCAAGCAGATcacctccagagatccctttGAACTTAAAttactctatgattctaaaaaaaaaaaaaaggatttattttcaagaGAAAGCACAGACCTGTTCTCCCAGCTTTTCTGAAGTCACCAGGGAAATGAGTAGGACTTCCTGTGCAGGTCAGTAAGTAAAGATCCCTCTTTCTGTCTGTGGACTTTGTGAAGCACATCAGCAATTAATATACCAGTGAGTTTACTATTCCTAGCATCAGTGAACTCATATTCACCTCTGTGTGCTATAAATTTGCCCCTAAATTGTGCATAGAAATGCCCACCGTAAATGGCAcgtagaaatgaaataaaaattcacaaCTGGCTGGATGCCCCTGCGTACCTGTGCTGACTTTATGGTCACTGCCATCTTAACAGTAGTTACTCCTTCTTAACCCAGTGAGGTGAAGGCTGGAGCGAGCCCTGTCCCTGGTTGTGTGCTTTCCCTACAGTGGGTGAATGAGGAGGGGTTATTGTATGCACAGCAGGTGCCAGGTGAAATTCTGTGtcacttttatttcctcttcttgaGGAATTCACAGACGAAGTAGATGGTGACTTGGCACTCGGAGTCGTTCCACTCTCCCGTGCTGAGCATTTCCACACAGTCCTCGCGGCCAGCTGCGTCGTGAGGCTCCCCTTCCTTCCAGTTACTGTAATTCTGCAGTGGGCTGTTGTCTGCATACACAAACTGTCCTTCCTTCTCCATGTCATTCAGCCCAATGAAGGCTCGGAAGAGGCCGCTGTTGGAGATGTAGTCAGCGATCAGGGCATTGGTTGCCTCATCTTTGGGCATGGCCAGCGTTCCTCCTCTGTCCCTGCAGTGGATCAAGGCTTCTCTGtaattcttctcttctttcacGATGTAATAGAATTTCTCATCTGTCTCCCTGATACCTGCTATAACtttaaggggggaaaaaaattgtttaatgGCATGTCAGCAGATATTGAAGGTGCTTCTGTTCCAGTATGACAGTGAGATGATTTTTACATTAGAATTAataaaagggagagaggaaaagtaTTCCCACCACTGAATTTGTAATAAATGATGAGGACATGATCAGACACTGATGCTAGTAGTGGGACTGACAAGCACGTTGCACACGTTAGGACAGGAACTACTCAGTCCTGATTGACATATGTCTCCTGTGACACTTAAGCTTTACTTCCTGGATATGTAGTACTAATCAAATAAAGGCATGCTAAATGGTTAGATAACTCTGGATCATCCCCGCTGGTCTGCATGTTTTTGAATAGAGATTGTGGAAGAGTGCCCTGGGATAGAAACACAGGGGTATAGATAGCTTTTCAGGCCCTTTCTATGTAGAGGAAAATCAATGTGACTGCTAAAATAAGACATTTAAATACAGCCTGAtattcagagctgctctgtaGCCACTAAGTGGCATTGACTTGGAAAAAACTGGCTGCTCAGCAGCTTTAAAAGACAAACTTCTCAATCAGTGTGTATCCCAGTGAATTAAGCAGTGCCAAGGAGCATGCTTGGGCAGCTGGAATTTGATTATCCCTGGTCATGGATAGCAATCAGGAGTGGTCCAGAGCAGAACTTTGGCCTGGGATAACTAACACTCTCCCAAACAATTCAGGACTTAGTCCAGGCAAGTTAGTTAGTAGAGGGACACTGGATAATATGGCATTCAGTTTTGTAGGATTTGAAATGCGGATGTGTGCTGTTCTGTGCTGGTTGCCCACAGTGTCAGAGAACAGTCTCAAGCACATTTAATTTACTGTTACAGCCCTAGTCCTAGAAGAGTGGTTGAGCCTTCTCAAAATCTCTATGCCAGGAAACACCCCTCCTTCCTTTCAGTGGGGACAGTTTGCACTGTCCACGTgacagcactgcctgcagaCATGGcttcttatagaatcatagaatggtttgggttgaaagggaccttaaagatcacctacttccaaccccctgctgtgggcggggacactttccactagaccaggttgctcaaagccccatccaatgccttgaacatttccaaggatggggcaaccacagcttctctgggcaccctgttccagtgtctcaccactctcacagtgaagaacttcttcctaatgtctaatctaaagctatcctcttccagtttaaagccattcccccttgtcctatcactacatacccttgcaaaaagtcccttttcagatttcctgtaggcctcATTTAGGTATTTAGATATTATAACCCATGCCTTTGAGTGTTGGTCCCTTGTCACAGAAAAAAGATGCTTGCACTGAGGGAAGCACTAAGAGTACCATGTCTGCAGCCTCCCTGTGCGGCAGAAAGATCAGTAGGTTCCTATGGCTTCCCCTGCCTCTCTGGAGCAGATTGACAcaaactttttcctttcattgcctgtgtggctgcagagctTGCGCAGACTGACAGCGCAGAGGCGGTTAGCaagctgtgctttgtgcttttcATGAACATTTCTGTTGTGCTCTTGATAATTTATgtgttgcttttgcttttggtcGTCTGCTGCTTATATCCTTACAGGTAtctcttttctgtatgttttcagAGTGCCTCACACAGTGGAACCCTCCCTCTGGGTCATCTATGGATGCTGCCATAGAGCAGCAATGGTGGAAGAATAGCAATGAGCCAAATAAATCACATCAAATACATAAGGATCCTTACCATTCTTTAAAAACTTGATGGATGTGTTAAGACGAGCAACGTTGATATTCAGTTGTCCAACAACTCTGCGGTATCTTCCACAGTCACAGACCGTGCCTGATGCgataaaaaaaatagaggatATACCTGTTTAGAaccatttgtgtgtgtgcattgaGGGTCCTCTACAGCCCACTTCCAAACCTTCTGAAGACTTCGCCTCCACTTGTGGAGAGCCagtctcctcctgccccactggCCATAATTCTGTTGGTCAAAGAGCTTAATATTGTGGCTTTGTACACTCCCTTGCTAACTGGCTTAAAAATCCCTACTATTAAAAACGCAGATAGAAAAGTTTCCCATCTTCTTTCCACCCATATCAGTGTGGGATTTGCATATCCTCTGCCCTTATCATTGTCGATTTCATctagctgcagagctgtgacttCTTGTGGTGATCACTACAGTGTTACATCTGAATGCCAAAGGTTTATCTTGTATCTGTAAATAGCACAGGTTCCCTAGCCTTCTAACACAAAAAACAGCATCCATGAAATGGGGAACTGCTGCTCTCTCAGTGAAGGAGTTTTGTGAGTGTGCATAGAGGTGGGATTGGCAAAACTTTGGTAGGACTATGTTAGTCTAATTGCTGCATGCAGCTGTGGTCCAGCAGTAATAGTCAATACCAACTTGAATAATAACTTTCAAGCACTGAAGTCTCAGTTATATTTTTGTTGGTAAACTGAAATTTGGCTTGGTATAGGTTTATGTTTGTTCCTCTGTTATTCTCAGGGAGAAAAAGTTGCTGGTGATTTCACATTAAGAACCAAACTGGCATTGCATATGAAATCTCTTAAAAATGAATACAACTGTACATTCAAGGTGGAAAAACAGTCAAGGTTATTAGGACTGAAAAGAACTTTCTGGATCATCAGATCCAAATTCTCCTACCGTGAGCAAATGCATTGCATTTATTTAGCAGATTGTGCTTTATCTAAAATCACTTATTTTCATCCCCATGCTCCTATTAGAAAACTTAATAGAATAactaatatatattaatatgaATCCTTAATAGAATTAGGACTTAATTCCTTTGGTATTCAGAAACTTTCTTCTAGTTTCCAGTATAAATGTACCACTGGCCTGTCTATGTGGTAGTTTTTGTGATATCAAACGTTGCCCATGAATTTAGGTAACTCTTCTCCATGTTTTCGTATGTTGGTATATTCATAGATATCAGTCGTGTTCCTACCCAAGCCTTCATTTATCTAAAGaagactttttcagtctcttcctgtttgtttcatcTATTCTCAAGTTTTTCCATGGGCCTCAAACTTTTATGAAACTCCAGAAAAAGCAACCCTGAAATCAGACCCATCAGACTTGACCATTGTGCAAAGAAGGATGCACAGCTtacctgcttttcccttttttccagaAACCCCTGATAAGCCTTTGGCTCCTTTGTCACctgaacagagaggaaaatataGTCTCAGACAGTGCACATGTCAGGGGAGAGTATTTGAAAACCTGTTTAATAATACATCAACGGTGTGCTTCTGATAGGAAGCCCTGATGTACTGTACTGGCAGATGTGCCAAGTCAAATAAATTGTGATTAATTCTGGTGTATGGAAATAAGGAGAACCCTTTAATAGCTAACTCACTGATAACACAGGCATCTtgtgtgctgctggctcctggtACCACTTACTTTAAATATAAACTGCAAAATGATCCTGAGAGGTTGAAAGCACTCATGAAATCTGCGAGAGGTGAGACCTGGGTTCTCTCATTGCCTTTCAGGACAGAACCCTTCCCTGGGTTCAGTAGCTCCATGAGGGGATGAAGCACCAGATGAAGCTCATGTGCACTAAGCCACTGAATTCATGTGTGCAACACTTTGTGTGGGCAGCAGTTAGCACCTGCACAAAATGAGGTCagtaagaagcagcatttcatttcagatataGTTCAtggaaatgtgatttattttcatcCAGCTGCTTGTATCTTCTTCTATAAGtcataaaaatgataaaaatgctTCTCCAAACGCTGTGCTACTCTGTAAGTGGAGGTgactggcttttaaaaaatctcagCTGTAATTTGGATCAGGAACAGCTGGATTTTATCTGAAATTCATGTCAGCTCTTCTTTTATGAATTAAAACCTTCAGAGGCCAAAAAATACTAATACTTGCTCTGCCTTGTTGATGGCCATGTTTTGATGTGGTTTTTCCTTTATACAGTTGTGTAAAATAAACTAGGAGTTGGCTATCATTTTAATTAGCATTGCTTGACACTGTACACTTACAAGCTGAAATTTCAGGGTTGCTTCATTAAGAACTTGAATGTTTCATGGTAGATTTAAACAGTGACTAAGTGACTTTTGCTTCtgtaaataaagaaagaaaatgagaaaaactaGAAGGGGCAAATAAATTGTACATTCTGGTTGAGAGAGAGCTTGATTTAAAGGCTCAGAGCATTGGTTtacttacaaataaaaataaataatttgtggGATCCTTAAGTTCTAGTCTCCTTTGGTTACTGAAGACAACTTTAGGAGATAACCATCTGAGTTTTCAGTTATCTGGGTACTTCTGAAAATTAGTCCCTCAGGCCAcattcttttgttcttctctgaTACTGTGGCTGGCTAGAAGCCACCAAAGGTTTATTCAAAACATCGGCTTGAGAAGCTCCCTGGAGAGATGGTTCTACCCGCTCACCCACATGCCTGGGCTGATGTGCTGGTTAGAGACCAGGGTTCCCCTGGGGATGGTGGAGGCCCTGCTCAGCTTTCAAGGCAGGTCTCCCTGCAGCAGAAGTAGTATGCCTTCTTAAGTAGCTCTTTAGGAATACCAGAAAGGATTGCCTGTTCTTCTTCTCAGGCAACTAGAGAATAAtgtaaaagaataataaaataatttaatgaaattattatcCAGGTAGACTTGGAGCCTACCTTGATTTGCAAGTAGTTGTTGTCCCTGGTTACTTGAGTGCTTTCTTAAACCTCCTAAACCCCTTCCGTTACTGAGCTGTCCTGTGCTCTGCTTGTTCACATGTCCCACAGCAGTGCAGGTGACAAGGTTTGGcatcctgagcagcagcagaatgttGACCTAGGCCTTCAGCATGCAGAGGCACAAATTTGGCTTTCTCTTGCAGAGCGTTCAGAGGATTTACTTCACAAGAGCCTgatttctcccttccttttttaCCATTAAAGAGGATTGATTCCTTAACTcataaagtaaattattttagcCAAGTAGGTCGGTTATATTGCACATGGGAAATAAAATAGTATCTCAGTTAGCTCTTGTCACCAATCTTTATGCATAACTTCAGTTGGAGAGCATTGCTCCCAGCTGTTATTTGATATTACTCCATAGCTGGAACTCTCACAAAACACATATTTACcttgagggaaaaaacaagaaaattccCAGACCAGAGCTTACCCTTTCCACCAATTGGGCCAATTTTCCCAAGCATTCCCTGGTCACCAGCATCCCCCACAGGTCCTTTGTTTCctaagagaagaaataaagaggaaaagagtatggatgttttctgtcatttctttccAAGGCACTAT
This window harbors:
- the COLEC10 gene encoding collectin-10 gives rise to the protein MSNKKEQQLRKFGTVVVLFIFQVQIFGFDVDNRPTTDVCSTHTILPGPKGDEGVKGDRGEVGKQGKVGPKGPKGNKGPVGDAGDQGMLGKIGPIGGKGDKGAKGLSGVSGKKGKAGTVCDCGRYRRVVGQLNINVARLNTSIKFLKNVIAGIRETDEKFYYIVKEEKNYREALIHCRDRGGTLAMPKDEATNALIADYISNSGLFRAFIGLNDMEKEGQFVYADNSPLQNYSNWKEGEPHDAAGREDCVEMLSTGEWNDSECQVTIYFVCEFLKKRK